In Bacteroidales bacterium, the genomic stretch TTTTTATTTTGGTCTATCACGTATCTTGCAAGAAAATTTTACAATGGAAATATTGAAAATAATTCGCAATTGATAACAGTATTAGGAGCTGGAGTTGTTGGTGCACTTGCATATACTTTCTCAGATTCGTTTTGGTTTTCCGCAGTTGAAGGAGAAGTTTATGCCATGTCTTCAATGTTTACAGCATTAGTGTTTTGGCTTATGCTTAAATGGGAAGCTAATGCAGATGACTCGCATTCATCAAGATGGATTGTTTTAATTATATTTTTAATAGGTCTTTCAATAGGTGTACACTTGCTGAACATACTTACGTTGCCAGCTTTAGTAATGATTTATTATTACAAAAAATATAAGGTTACGCGAAAAGGTGTTATTTATGCACTATTGTTTTCAGTTGTGCTATTAGCAACAATGCTATATATTATTATTCCAGGAATAGTTTGGCTTGCAGGGCATTTTGAATTGTTCTTTGTAAATAATATTGGCTTGCCATTTAATTATGGTACAATAATTTTCTTTATACTCTTGATAGCTGCTATCGTTTTAGGTCTTTATTATTCTAGAAAAAAAGGAAAAGTTGTTTTAAATACAATAATTCTGTCTCTTACATTTTTAATTATAGGATATTCAACATTTTTTATATTAATAATTAGGTCAAATGCAGGAACTCCTATAAATGAAAATTCCCCGAAAAATGCAATTAGCTTATTATCATATTTGAATCGTGAGCAATATGGCGAAGTTCCGCTAATTACAGGACAATATTTCAATGCTCCAATGAATTCTTCAGAGGAGTGGAAAAACCATTCACCTGTTTATGAGCGAGATTACGAATCTGGTAAATATATAATGACAGATTCAAGGAAAAATTCTCGACCAACTTATGATAGTCGCTTTACAACATTTTTTCCAAGAATGTGGAGTGGTCAGGAAAACCATCATATTCAAACATATATGGAATGGGGTAGAGTAAACGAAAAAGATGTTTATAGAAATATTCCAACAAGTTCTCGTGGTGATAAATTATATAAACAAGCTACGCCTAAAAACCCTCCTACTTTTGGACAAAATTTGCGATTTTTCTTTACTTATCAGGTTGGGCACATGTATTTTAGATACTTCTTCTGGAATTTTGTGGGACGTCAAAATGATATTCAGGGACATGGCTCTGCTATGGAAGGCAACTGGATTTCAGGAATTCCGGTTATAGATAAAATGCATTTGGGAAATCAAGATGCCTTGCCAGATTCAATAAAAAACAACAAAGCAAATAATAAATTTTACTTTTTGCCATTAATTTTAGGACTTTTAGGATTGTTCTACCAACTGAACAAAAAGCCTAGAGACATGTTCGTTGTTACTCTATTGTTTGTTATGACGGGATTAGCAATTGTCGTCTATTTGAATCAATATCCATATCAGCCGAGAGAGCGAGATTATGCTTATGCGGGTAGTTTTTATGTATTTGCAATGTGGATAGGCTTAGGAGTTATGGCGGTGGTAAATTTACTTCAAAAAGTATTGAAAAAAGGTGTTGTTGCACCTGTAGTTGCTTCTTTGCTTTGTCTTGCATTAGTGCCAGGCATTATGGCTTCTGAAGGCTGGGACGACCACAATAGAAGTCATAGATATACGGCAAGAGATTTTGCAAGAAATTACTTAGCATCTTGTCCGCCTAATGCTATTTTGTTTACCCTTGGTGATAATGATACATTCCCGCTTTGGTATGTCCAAGAAGTTGAAGGATATCGAACAGATGTTAGAGTTATTAATCTTTCTCTTTTTAATACCGATTGGTATGCAGATCAGATGCAATGCAAAGTATATGATTCAGAGCCTGTGAAAATGTCGTTAAAACACGAGCAATACAGGCAAGGAACAAGAGATATTGTTTACTTGTTGCAAGATTCGCGAGTTGGATATGTAAATGTTAAGGAACTATTTGATTTAATTCAAAAAAGTCCAGAAAAATTACAACAACAAGTAAGAGAATATACTGTTGATTTCTTCCCTTCTCGCAATTTTAGTATTCCTGTTGACACTAATTTTATAAATTCTAACAACATTGTTCCTGATGAGTGGAAAAAAGAAGTGGTTGATTCTGTTAATTGGACTATAAATAAAAATGCTATTCAGAAAAACACATTGTTCTGCTTAGATATTTTTGCCAATTTTGATTGGAAACGTCCTATTTGCTTCTCAGTAACTACTGGAAACGATGCATATATGGGACTTGAAGATTATTTTTCATTGGAAGGGCTTGTATATAGACTTGTGCCTGTTAAAACAGTTAATGCAAGTGGGGAAGTTGGCAGAGTTAATATTGATGCTATGTACGATAACATGATGAATAAATTTCAATGGGGAAATCTTGCGGGGAAAAATGTTTATTTAGATGAAACAAATTTGCGAATGTGTATGAATCTTAGGAATAATTTTTCACGTCTTGCAAATGCTATAATTGCGGAAGGAAAAGATGAAAATGGAATATTAAAACCAGAAGCACAGAAAAAAGCTATTGAAGTTTTAGATTATAGCATGGAAGTTATGCCTCCATCTGCTGTTCCTCATACTGTTTATTCGTTATTCTTCGTAGAGGCTTATTATAATGCTGAATCATGGGAAAAAGGAAATAAAATAGCTTTTGAAGTTGCTGATTTGTTTGAGTCAAATTTGAATTACTATTTTTCTCTTGACAAGCGCAGAGGAGAGCAA encodes the following:
- a CDS encoding DUF2723 domain-containing protein, producing MQNFKRLNNIVGWFVFAIAAFVYIATSEPTASFWDCGEYIATSYKLQVGHPPGAPTFQLLGRIFSLFAFGDVMKVAMMINIMSALCSAFTILFLFWSITYLARKFYNGNIENNSQLITVLGAGVVGALAYTFSDSFWFSAVEGEVYAMSSMFTALVFWLMLKWEANADDSHSSRWIVLIIFLIGLSIGVHLLNILTLPALVMIYYYKKYKVTRKGVIYALLFSVVLLATMLYIIIPGIVWLAGHFELFFVNNIGLPFNYGTIIFFILLIAAIVLGLYYSRKKGKVVLNTIILSLTFLIIGYSTFFILIIRSNAGTPINENSPKNAISLLSYLNREQYGEVPLITGQYFNAPMNSSEEWKNHSPVYERDYESGKYIMTDSRKNSRPTYDSRFTTFFPRMWSGQENHHIQTYMEWGRVNEKDVYRNIPTSSRGDKLYKQATPKNPPTFGQNLRFFFTYQVGHMYFRYFFWNFVGRQNDIQGHGSAMEGNWISGIPVIDKMHLGNQDALPDSIKNNKANNKFYFLPLILGLLGLFYQLNKKPRDMFVVTLLFVMTGLAIVVYLNQYPYQPRERDYAYAGSFYVFAMWIGLGVMAVVNLLQKVLKKGVVAPVVASLLCLALVPGIMASEGWDDHNRSHRYTARDFARNYLASCPPNAILFTLGDNDTFPLWYVQEVEGYRTDVRVINLSLFNTDWYADQMQCKVYDSEPVKMSLKHEQYRQGTRDIVYLLQDSRVGYVNVKELFDLIQKSPEKLQQQVREYTVDFFPSRNFSIPVDTNFINSNNIVPDEWKKEVVDSVNWTINKNAIQKNTLFCLDIFANFDWKRPICFSVTTGNDAYMGLEDYFSLEGLVYRLVPVKTVNASGEVGRVNIDAMYDNMMNKFQWGNLAGKNVYLDETNLRMCMNLRNNFSRLANAIIAEGKDENGILKPEAQKKAIEVLDYSMEVMPPSAVPHTVYSLFFVEAYYNAESWEKGNKIAFEVADLFESNLNYYFSLDKRRGEQVDYDKQQSLFVLQRLLFLAEKHKQTELFDKVEPVFGNYYSLYTGTPYQQKQMGQ